From the genome of Papaver somniferum cultivar HN1 chromosome 2, ASM357369v1, whole genome shotgun sequence, one region includes:
- the LOC113351274 gene encoding uncharacterized protein LOC113351274: protein MGNKIGKEIKVDPTTLKKESGFYASVLIEIDLAKSIPSKILVELKYGKFEQVIQIPKLPRYCNHCKIVGHHIYECRTKRKEDSQQATTQDPDQDFVLVKQKKQWKPTHIQLPNKAGFDICFGDISGKNMEQRTNSVSGNLPQGDISSRRFHILQNPHVESGNTSFSSEDFPALIIDKSILSPQNLVTPPPSVSEVTQDDNSNVSQVPVAVITSKILDTISKENNTMSSSEDGEIKEVSVSSLIHQSSIPQTIFILKRSEKLDTPAKDKFVANEKKAPPIKKPPLTRKQFHKSVSQKGNSITPQPNSQ, encoded by the coding sequence ATGGGTAATAAGATTGGTAAAGAAATCAAGGTTGATCCTACTACCTTGAAAAAGGAGAGTGGATTTTATGCAAGTGTCCTTATAGAAATTGATTTGGCTAAATCAATTCCCAGCAAAATTCTAGTTGAATTAAAATATGGAAAATTTGAACAAGTAATTCAAATACCAAAACTCCCAAGGTACTGCAATCATTGCAAAATTGTGGGTCATCATATTTATGAGTGCAGAACaaagagaaaagaagattctcagcAGGCAACAACTCAAGATCCAGATCAAGATTTTGTCCTGGTTAAACAGAAAAAACAATGGAAACCTACACATATCCAATTACCAAATAAGGCtggttttgatatttgttttggaGATATTTCAGGAAAAAATATGGAACAACGAACTAACAGTGTATCTGGTAACTTACCACAAGGTGATATATCATCAAGGAGATTTCATATTTTGCAAAATCCTCATGTGGAATCTGGTAATACTTCATTTTCTTCTGAAGATTTTCCAGCATTAATAATAGACAAATCTATTTTATCACCACAGAATTTAGTGACTCCACCaccttcagtttctgaagttacTCAAGATGATAATTCTAATGTTTCACAAGTACCAGTTGCTGTCATTACTTCAAAGATTCTAGATACTATCAGTAAAGAAAACAACACAATGTCTAGTTCAGAAGATGGAGAAATTAAAGAGGTTAGTGTATCTTCACTCATTCATCAAAGTTCTATTCCTCAaaccatttttattttaaaaagatCTGAAAAACTTGATACTCCTGCTAAAGATAAGTTTGTAGCTAATGAAAAGAAAGCTCCTCCAATTAAGAAACCTCCCTTAACCAGAAaacaatttcataaatcagtGTCTCAAAAGGGGAATTCCATTACTCCCCAACCTAACTCACAATGA